The following proteins come from a genomic window of Rhodohalobacter sp. 614A:
- a CDS encoding SDR family oxidoreductase: MSYLTDLFGLEGKVAAVIGGSGVLGGKMAQALAEAGAKTAVLYSGSKEGAEEQAGEIRKAGGTAMVAKADVRDESSLRDAFKKINEEWGSIDILVNAPGVNSTTDIMEITEEEWYKILDINMKGVFLASRIAAEYMMDQGEGGSIINITSASSEIPLTRVFTYSVSKAGIDTMTRYMAREWAPQNIRVNAIKPGFFPAEQNKKILDEERVESIMRHTPVKRFGRPEELAGAVIWLASEKAASFVTGAIITVDGGFTAMSI; encoded by the coding sequence ATGAGTTATTTGACCGATTTATTTGGTCTTGAAGGAAAAGTTGCGGCCGTGATCGGAGGCAGCGGAGTTTTGGGCGGAAAGATGGCCCAGGCACTTGCTGAAGCCGGTGCTAAAACGGCCGTTCTCTACAGCGGAAGCAAAGAAGGCGCAGAAGAACAGGCCGGAGAAATACGAAAAGCCGGTGGAACGGCGATGGTTGCCAAAGCAGATGTCCGGGATGAATCGTCACTCCGCGATGCGTTTAAAAAAATAAATGAAGAATGGGGCAGCATTGACATTTTAGTAAATGCACCGGGAGTGAATTCCACAACAGATATTATGGAAATCACCGAAGAGGAATGGTATAAGATTCTGGATATCAACATGAAAGGAGTTTTTCTAGCCAGCCGGATTGCCGCAGAATATATGATGGATCAGGGTGAAGGTGGCAGCATTATAAATATTACATCGGCTTCATCAGAAATTCCCCTGACCCGTGTTTTTACATACAGTGTTTCGAAAGCTGGAATTGATACAATGACCCGATACATGGCTCGCGAATGGGCACCACAGAATATTCGGGTGAATGCCATCAAACCAGGATTTTTTCCTGCGGAACAGAATAAAAAAATTCTTGATGAAGAGCGTGTGGAGTCAATTATGAGACACACACCGGTCAAACGATTTGGGAGACCCGAAGAACTTGCAGGAGCAGTCATTTGGCTTGCCTCCGAAAAAGCAGCCTCATTTGTAACGGGAGCCATTATTACAGTGGATGGTGGGTTTACAGCGATGTCAATTTAA
- the uxaC gene encoding glucuronate isomerase, translating to MRKEFIHSDFLLQNKAARELYHHYAVHLPIIDYHCHLPAEEIAEDINFRNLTHIWLDGDHYKWRALRTCGVDESYITGDKSDKKKFLKWAETVPKTIRNPLYHWTHMELKNPFGITRLLNAESAESIWEECNEMLQQPECSTRGLINRNKVEVVATTDDPTDNLEHHKKFKREEGTGFKMVPTFRPDRGMQIENGEEFQKWVKKLEKTSDYSITTFSDFLDALKLRHDEFDELGCRASDHGVDEPYSDPFTDHELESIFSKVMQGIMVGEDDVRAFKSAFLYYCGLMDAEKEWVFQLHVGALRNNSSRKMETLGPDTGFDSIGDFEMARPLSQLLDRLDAEDHLPRVALYNNNPRDNELFATMIGNFQDGTVPGKLQHGPPWWFMDQKDGIERQIESLSNMGILSEFIGMTTDSRSFLSYSRHDYFRRVLCNILGDDIEQGLIPNDIELIGEIVQKVCYQNARDFFRY from the coding sequence ATGAGAAAAGAATTTATCCATAGTGATTTTCTTCTTCAGAACAAAGCAGCCCGGGAGTTATATCATCATTACGCAGTGCATTTGCCAATTATCGATTATCATTGTCATTTGCCGGCGGAAGAGATTGCAGAAGACATCAACTTCAGAAACCTGACGCACATTTGGTTGGATGGTGATCACTATAAATGGCGTGCTCTTCGAACCTGTGGTGTGGATGAATCGTATATCACAGGCGATAAATCCGACAAAAAAAAGTTTTTGAAATGGGCGGAGACGGTTCCAAAAACGATCAGAAATCCGTTATATCACTGGACACATATGGAGCTGAAGAATCCCTTTGGGATAACCCGCTTGCTCAATGCAGAGTCTGCCGAATCGATTTGGGAAGAGTGCAACGAGATGCTTCAACAGCCGGAATGCTCCACCAGGGGACTCATTAATCGAAATAAAGTGGAAGTGGTGGCAACCACAGATGACCCGACTGACAACCTCGAACATCATAAAAAGTTTAAACGTGAAGAGGGAACAGGTTTTAAAATGGTTCCTACGTTTCGTCCGGATCGGGGAATGCAGATTGAGAATGGAGAAGAGTTCCAAAAGTGGGTCAAAAAACTTGAAAAAACTTCCGATTACTCCATAACAACCTTCAGTGATTTTTTGGATGCTTTGAAACTTCGGCATGATGAGTTTGATGAACTCGGTTGTCGGGCATCTGATCATGGAGTGGATGAGCCCTATTCGGATCCGTTCACCGATCATGAGCTTGAAAGCATTTTTTCGAAAGTAATGCAGGGAATCATGGTTGGCGAAGATGATGTTCGTGCATTTAAATCTGCATTTCTCTATTACTGCGGGTTGATGGATGCTGAAAAAGAGTGGGTTTTTCAACTTCATGTCGGCGCTCTGCGAAATAACAGCTCTCGAAAGATGGAGACTCTTGGCCCCGATACGGGATTTGATTCTATCGGGGATTTTGAAATGGCGCGGCCGCTCTCGCAACTTCTGGATCGGCTGGATGCGGAGGATCATCTTCCGAGAGTAGCTCTTTACAATAACAACCCAAGAGATAACGAACTTTTTGCAACGATGATCGGAAACTTCCAGGATGGAACGGTTCCGGGAAAATTGCAGCATGGACCGCCATGGTGGTTTATGGATCAGAAAGATGGTATTGAACGGCAAATTGAGTCACTTTCAAACATGGGGATTTTGAGCGAGTTTATTGGTATGACCACCGACTCAAGAAGCTTTTTATCGTATTCACGACACGATTATTTCCGACGCGTTCTCTGTAATATACTGGGAGATGATATTGAACAAGGATTGATCCCCAACGATATAGAACTAATTGGGGAAATTGTTCAGAAGGTTTGTTATCAGAACGCCAGAGATTTTTTTAGATATTAA
- a CDS encoding TRAP transporter large permease: MEITGILVLIISFVFLLLIGVPIAFCIGIATLFTMLVSIPFDPAITTVAQRMATGLDSFALLAIPFFILAGQIMNQGGIARRLIDFAKSVVGMLPGGLAYVQIVAAMLFASISGSAVATASAIGGFMGPQMKKEGYDIEFTTALNITSSTTGLIIPPSNILIIYSLASGGASIAALFLAGYLPGILVGLSLMFVSGYFAVKRNYPISGKVSFKVAFRKFVDALPSLFLVILVIGGIVIGIFTATEASAIAVVYALILSFFYKGVDLKELKEVFLSSCNVTAIVAILIATSMAMSWIMSYENIPLIISESLIALSDNPIVILLIINIILLAVGIFMDMTPAVLIFTPIFLPLVVEMGVDPVHFGIIMILNLCIGACTPPVGSVLFVGCGISEISITRVIKPLLPLFAAMIISLLIVTYVSEITMFLPDLFGY, from the coding sequence ATGGAAATAACCGGAATTTTAGTGCTCATAATCAGTTTCGTTTTTCTGCTTTTGATTGGAGTACCCATTGCATTTTGTATTGGCATAGCCACTCTTTTTACGATGTTGGTTAGCATTCCATTTGATCCGGCCATTACCACCGTTGCCCAGCGAATGGCTACCGGTCTCGACAGTTTTGCGCTTCTTGCTATCCCGTTCTTTATTCTCGCCGGGCAGATTATGAACCAGGGCGGGATTGCCCGGCGCCTGATTGATTTCGCAAAATCGGTTGTGGGAATGCTGCCCGGCGGACTCGCTTACGTTCAAATTGTAGCCGCGATGTTGTTTGCATCCATCTCCGGATCTGCGGTAGCCACGGCTTCTGCAATCGGTGGATTTATGGGGCCTCAAATGAAAAAAGAAGGGTACGATATTGAGTTTACAACAGCTCTCAACATCACGTCTTCCACTACAGGTTTGATTATTCCGCCAAGCAACATTCTTATTATTTACTCTTTAGCCAGTGGTGGCGCGTCCATTGCAGCACTCTTTTTGGCGGGATACCTTCCCGGAATTTTAGTTGGATTATCCCTGATGTTTGTCTCAGGTTATTTCGCCGTAAAAAGAAATTATCCTATAAGCGGGAAAGTTTCTTTTAAAGTTGCATTCAGAAAGTTTGTTGACGCACTGCCAAGTCTTTTTTTGGTGATTTTGGTAATTGGAGGAATCGTAATTGGAATCTTTACGGCAACCGAAGCTTCAGCCATTGCCGTTGTTTACGCACTGATATTATCCTTCTTCTACAAAGGCGTGGATTTGAAAGAGTTGAAGGAGGTTTTTCTTTCGAGCTGTAACGTAACAGCGATTGTTGCCATTTTGATTGCAACATCTATGGCAATGTCATGGATTATGTCTTATGAAAATATTCCACTCATCATCAGCGAAAGCCTGATTGCTTTGAGCGATAACCCCATCGTTATTTTGCTTATCATCAACATCATTCTGTTGGCGGTTGGAATATTTATGGACATGACGCCTGCCGTTCTTATTTTCACGCCGATTTTTTTACCACTCGTCGTAGAGATGGGAGTCGACCCCGTTCACTTTGGAATCATCATGATCCTGAACCTCTGTATTGGTGCCTGTACACCACCGGTTGGAAGCGTACTTTTTGTGGGATGCGGAATTTCAGAAATATCCATCACAAGGGTGATAAAACCTCTGCTGCCGTTGTTTGCCGCTATGATCATTTCACTGCTGATCGTAACCTATGTATCTGAAATCACGATGTTCCTGCCTGATCTGTTTGGCTATTAA
- a CDS encoding bifunctional 4-hydroxy-2-oxoglutarate aldolase/2-dehydro-3-deoxy-phosphogluconate aldolase has translation MNKEEVLSAIEKFKAVAVIRLPEPDMVDPVLDALYEGGVRVAEITMTVPNAISLIRKAVAKSADDFVMGVGSVTDAKMTEQAVEAGAKYVVSPIMKKEIIEKANELGVPVMPGAFTPTEIQQAWEWGADIIKVFPADIVGMDFIKAVKAPLPHLKLMPTGGVTLTNGGEWIKAGACAVGIGSALVNKEAIKRGDYNTIRNNAEILMSNLGVE, from the coding sequence GTGAACAAGGAAGAAGTTTTATCAGCGATTGAAAAGTTTAAAGCAGTAGCCGTTATTCGTCTGCCGGAACCGGATATGGTAGATCCTGTTTTGGATGCACTATATGAGGGTGGTGTTCGGGTGGCAGAAATTACGATGACGGTACCGAACGCCATCTCATTAATCAGAAAAGCAGTGGCGAAAAGTGCGGATGATTTTGTGATGGGAGTCGGCTCCGTTACCGACGCAAAAATGACCGAACAGGCTGTGGAAGCCGGAGCAAAGTATGTGGTCAGCCCGATCATGAAAAAAGAAATTATTGAGAAGGCAAATGAATTGGGTGTTCCGGTCATGCCGGGAGCATTTACACCCACGGAAATTCAGCAGGCGTGGGAATGGGGCGCGGATATCATTAAAGTATTTCCGGCAGATATTGTGGGAATGGATTTTATCAAAGCGGTGAAAGCGCCATTGCCACATTTAAAATTAATGCCGACGGGCGGTGTGACCCTGACAAATGGCGGCGAATGGATTAAAGCCGGTGCTTGTGCTGTGGGAATCGGAAGTGCACTTGTGAACAAGGAAGCGATTAAACGAGGCGATTACAACACCATCCGGAATAACGCAGAAATTTTGATGTCAAACTTAGGAGTTGAATAA
- a CDS encoding SDR family NAD(P)-dependent oxidoreductase, translating into MKKMIIIGATSGIGESLARLAVHKGYIVGGTGRRLERLEQLREELGENFHFREMDVAQKMNASSQLLSLIEELDGMDIIVLNAGISSHPASSVISMEQEIIDVNVGGFVQLFGEAFQYFRQKKHGQIVGISSIAGLFGSSRAAPYSASKAFISTYMQAYRQRCNQAGFDITITDVKPGFVKSEMIDGKKGLFWVAETDKAVKQMLTDIEKKKSYSYITRRWRFVAWLIKLTPNWIIDRL; encoded by the coding sequence ATGAAAAAAATGATTATCATCGGGGCCACATCCGGGATTGGAGAATCCCTGGCCCGACTTGCAGTTCACAAAGGATATATAGTTGGCGGTACCGGCAGAAGACTCGAGAGGCTTGAACAGTTAAGAGAAGAATTAGGTGAAAATTTCCATTTTCGGGAAATGGATGTAGCACAAAAGATGAATGCCAGCTCTCAATTATTGTCTCTGATTGAAGAATTGGACGGGATGGATATCATTGTGCTGAACGCCGGAATTTCGAGTCATCCTGCTTCCTCTGTTATTTCTATGGAACAGGAAATTATAGATGTGAATGTGGGCGGATTTGTTCAGCTTTTCGGGGAAGCCTTTCAATACTTTCGCCAGAAAAAACACGGACAAATTGTGGGCATTTCTTCGATTGCCGGCTTATTTGGTTCATCGAGAGCAGCCCCCTACAGTGCATCCAAAGCATTTATTTCAACCTATATGCAGGCATATCGTCAGCGATGCAATCAGGCAGGTTTCGACATAACGATTACCGATGTTAAACCCGGATTTGTAAAAAGTGAAATGATTGATGGGAAGAAAGGACTTTTTTGGGTGGCGGAGACGGATAAGGCCGTCAAACAAATGCTAACCGATATCGAGAAAAAGAAATCCTATTCTTATATAACCAGGCGCTGGCGTTTTGTAGCATGGCTCATCAAGCTCACACCAAACTGGATTATTGACAGGCTTTAA
- a CDS encoding TRAP transporter small permease has protein sequence MNKLISIIDKFLEWFMVTLMAVLVVDVTWQVISRYLLGEASSFSEEVARYLLIWIGLLGSAYAYRRKMHLAFDLFTDKATGKVKYWMELVIHSFVIFFSVIVLIFGGWYLVQLTWELNQLSASLQISLAYVYFALPLSGVLIVIYALDFIRQIVNEGPQEIKQQMDEVV, from the coding sequence ATGAATAAACTGATTTCGATTATCGACAAATTTCTGGAATGGTTTATGGTTACGCTGATGGCCGTGCTGGTTGTGGATGTGACCTGGCAGGTTATCTCACGTTATTTGTTGGGAGAGGCGAGTTCATTTTCGGAAGAAGTGGCAAGATATCTCTTAATCTGGATTGGACTTTTGGGATCGGCTTACGCTTATCGAAGAAAAATGCATTTGGCATTTGATCTGTTTACGGATAAGGCCACAGGCAAAGTCAAATACTGGATGGAACTTGTCATTCACTCTTTTGTCATTTTCTTTTCGGTGATTGTTCTGATTTTTGGAGGCTGGTATCTCGTGCAGTTAACCTGGGAGTTGAACCAACTTTCGGCATCGCTTCAAATCTCGCTGGCCTACGTCTATTTTGCCCTGCCTTTAAGCGGCGTATTGATTGTGATCTATGCCCTTGATTTTATTCGCCAGATCGTAAACGAAGGCCCGCAGGAAATAAAGCAACAAATGGATGAGGTTGTCTGA
- a CDS encoding Gfo/Idh/MocA family oxidoreductase gives MKKDHYTRKQFLKSTGAAVGGALIAGPAFSQISKPLSYFNKRRVALVGTGIRGITFWGQRLQEQYGDVIEFVGLCDINPGRLEFGKQFIGTNCPTFTDFDEMMDTTNPDLLIVTTVDATHHQFIINGLKRNIDVITEKPLTTDEFKCQAILDAEKESEGELIVGFNYRYSPHHTRLKELLMNQRVGKITSVDFHWYLNVYHGASYFRRWHGIEASSGSLLVHKATHHFDLLNWWLNSDPVEVYAEGALEHYGSNNSFRGNKCRGCPHQENCDYYWDITQDNFLMDLYVDHEHHDGYLRDDCLWRHEIDIYDKMSVQIKYANDVQVTYSLTTYSPYEGMKIGFNGFDGRIDAWHGIPWREQEKVDQSALHSQEMSQEEIDEATDFEEIMVMDNFASDYEHIKVRQSGEGHGGGDTRLQNQIFRDTEEEDPLNLAAGSRDGAMSILIGIAARNSIKSGKPVRIEDLTTLKPHPTRMK, from the coding sequence ATGAAAAAAGATCACTATACCAGGAAGCAATTCTTAAAATCAACCGGAGCCGCAGTAGGGGGAGCATTGATTGCGGGGCCGGCATTTTCACAAATCAGCAAACCGCTCAGCTATTTCAACAAAAGAAGGGTTGCTTTGGTGGGTACCGGTATTCGGGGGATTACCTTTTGGGGACAAAGACTTCAGGAACAATATGGCGATGTGATTGAGTTTGTCGGTTTGTGCGATATCAACCCCGGACGATTGGAATTTGGCAAACAGTTTATTGGTACAAACTGCCCGACTTTTACCGATTTTGATGAGATGATGGATACCACAAATCCGGATCTTTTGATTGTAACGACGGTGGATGCCACTCATCACCAATTTATCATCAATGGCTTGAAACGAAATATTGATGTGATTACCGAAAAGCCATTGACTACCGATGAGTTCAAATGCCAGGCCATTCTGGATGCCGAGAAAGAATCGGAAGGAGAACTGATTGTAGGATTTAATTATCGGTACAGCCCGCATCATACAAGATTAAAAGAGTTGCTGATGAACCAGCGGGTTGGGAAAATTACATCGGTGGATTTTCACTGGTATCTGAATGTTTATCACGGTGCTTCTTACTTCCGGCGCTGGCACGGCATTGAAGCAAGCAGTGGATCGCTTCTGGTTCACAAGGCCACTCATCACTTTGATCTGTTGAACTGGTGGCTGAATTCCGACCCGGTAGAAGTTTATGCTGAAGGAGCATTGGAGCATTATGGAAGTAATAACTCTTTCCGGGGGAATAAATGCCGGGGCTGTCCTCACCAGGAAAACTGCGATTATTACTGGGACATTACTCAGGATAATTTTCTGATGGACTTGTATGTAGATCATGAACACCATGACGGATATCTGCGGGACGATTGTCTTTGGCGACACGAAATAGATATTTATGATAAGATGTCCGTTCAGATTAAGTATGCGAACGACGTTCAGGTTACGTATTCCCTTACAACCTATTCGCCCTACGAGGGAATGAAAATTGGCTTCAATGGTTTTGACGGGCGGATTGACGCCTGGCATGGAATTCCGTGGAGAGAGCAGGAAAAAGTCGATCAAAGTGCTCTGCATTCCCAGGAGATGTCACAGGAAGAGATTGATGAAGCGACTGATTTCGAAGAGATTATGGTGATGGATAATTTTGCATCAGATTACGAGCACATTAAAGTACGCCAAAGCGGAGAAGGGCATGGCGGTGGAGATACCCGTCTTCAAAACCAGATTTTCAGAGATACAGAAGAGGAAGATCCACTCAACCTGGCTGCCGGTAGTCGTGACGGCGCCATGTCAATTCTGATCGGAATTGCTGCACGAAACAGTATCAAATCCGGAAAACCGGTGCGTATAGAGGATTTGACTACATTAAAACCACATCCCACAAGAATGAAGTAG
- a CDS encoding TRAP transporter substrate-binding protein, which yields MRRSAIFILSVLSLFLFSCGSESDVRVLKLGHGLDNTHSVHKAMEFMAKRVHEESNGKMRIDIYPSQQLGSERELLELLQIGSLDITKVSSSVIEGFEPLYKIFSVPFLFEDKEHRFAVYDGEIGRELLEAGQNIRLVGLTYYDAGTRSFYTKDRPIRHPDDLEGMKIRVQESPASLRMVNMLGGSATPISFGELYTALQQGIVDGAENNPPSLHLTRHYEVVDYYSLDEHTAVPDMLFASRFTWERLTDEEKEILQNAAQESAIYQRKLWEESTNEAMEAVQEAGMEIVYPDKEPFREKLQPIYDEYEQDEELNSYIQRIQELANE from the coding sequence ATGAGACGATCTGCCATATTCATTCTGTCGGTTTTATCCCTCTTTCTGTTTTCTTGTGGGAGTGAGAGTGATGTTCGTGTACTAAAATTAGGCCACGGCCTCGATAACACCCATTCCGTTCACAAAGCTATGGAATTTATGGCCAAACGGGTTCATGAAGAATCCAATGGGAAGATGAGAATTGATATCTATCCAAGCCAGCAGTTGGGTTCCGAACGGGAGCTTCTGGAGTTGCTGCAAATTGGCAGTCTGGATATCACCAAAGTTTCTTCCAGTGTGATTGAAGGGTTTGAGCCGCTTTATAAAATTTTTAGTGTACCATTTCTTTTTGAGGATAAGGAGCATCGATTTGCCGTTTACGATGGTGAAATCGGCCGCGAATTACTGGAAGCGGGACAAAATATTCGGCTTGTTGGACTTACTTATTACGATGCCGGAACACGAAGTTTTTATACCAAAGATCGGCCGATTCGGCATCCTGATGATTTAGAAGGCATGAAAATTCGTGTTCAGGAAAGCCCGGCTTCTCTGCGGATGGTAAATATGCTGGGTGGTTCAGCGACTCCAATTTCATTTGGTGAACTGTATACGGCTCTTCAACAGGGAATAGTTGATGGGGCTGAAAACAATCCTCCGAGCCTTCATCTGACAAGGCATTACGAAGTTGTGGATTATTACAGCCTGGACGAACATACAGCTGTTCCCGACATGCTTTTTGCCAGCCGGTTTACATGGGAGCGATTAACCGATGAGGAGAAAGAAATCCTTCAGAATGCGGCTCAGGAATCGGCCATTTATCAACGAAAGTTGTGGGAAGAATCCACAAATGAAGCTATGGAAGCTGTTCAGGAAGCAGGGATGGAAATCGTCTATCCGGATAAAGAACCATTCCGGGAAAAACTCCAGCCAATCTACGATGAATATGAACAGGATGAGGAGCTGAACTCTTACATTCAACGAATCCAGGAACTTGCCAATGAATAA
- a CDS encoding tagaturonate epimerase family protein, protein MNNQKKKNTNKECREVLDYFDSVLVYDNSLHYQNGYCFFLIKDGLEKFLILMSDEADLNESGFTGEIQTIHSQTFLKCKLTHENAVVLRSKFHFTNPVLIGKVDSYGLGDRLGNAGPAHLRAIMNSEFQPVLAQQSIRELERTKRTADEVLDAASWAVFQEGFTEGFGADADHLKTTDDIDRMVKAGYTMFTIDPSDFVVNDAVGMDLEELQDQFKKLPWDALGVQPDVHLLSYFRTSLPLRNGEILNPSEKEVLTGMVKYGNVIVHTKKLVDYLKETYPEHPAEFELSVDETDQPTTPFEHYLIAAEMSRLGIDLVSLAPRFCGDFEKGIDFKGDLKQFREEYELHLAIAEKFGGYKLSIHSGSDKFSVYEAIGSIDSGTVHVKTAGTSYLEALRTIAEVNPDLFKEILEFSLSRFDEDKKTYHISADVSQIPNPDHLKNEELVALLDDNHARQVLHVTFGSVLSGSDPTAETFKERLMKSLTENENLYEANLEKHFIKHLKPFKQ, encoded by the coding sequence ATGAATAATCAAAAGAAAAAAAATACAAATAAAGAGTGCCGGGAGGTATTAGACTACTTTGATAGTGTTTTGGTCTATGATAATTCTCTTCATTACCAGAACGGTTACTGCTTTTTCCTGATTAAGGATGGTCTCGAAAAATTCCTCATATTGATGAGTGATGAAGCAGATCTCAATGAATCGGGATTTACCGGAGAGATTCAAACGATACACTCCCAGACTTTTTTGAAATGTAAACTAACCCATGAGAATGCAGTAGTTTTACGTTCCAAATTCCATTTTACAAATCCGGTTCTGATTGGAAAAGTTGATTCATACGGGTTGGGAGATCGTCTTGGAAACGCCGGGCCAGCCCATCTTCGTGCAATTATGAATTCAGAGTTTCAACCTGTTCTGGCTCAGCAATCTATTCGGGAACTTGAGCGGACCAAACGAACCGCCGACGAAGTTCTGGACGCGGCAAGCTGGGCGGTTTTTCAGGAAGGATTTACGGAAGGATTCGGAGCCGATGCCGACCACCTCAAAACCACGGATGATATCGACCGGATGGTAAAAGCCGGTTATACGATGTTCACCATCGATCCGAGCGATTTTGTGGTAAATGATGCTGTTGGAATGGATTTGGAGGAACTTCAAGATCAGTTTAAAAAACTTCCATGGGATGCTTTAGGCGTTCAGCCGGATGTACATCTTTTAAGTTATTTTAGAACCTCATTACCTCTTCGGAACGGTGAAATTCTGAATCCATCCGAGAAAGAAGTACTAACCGGAATGGTGAAGTACGGAAACGTGATTGTCCACACCAAAAAGCTGGTGGATTATTTGAAAGAAACGTATCCCGAACATCCGGCTGAATTTGAACTTTCTGTTGATGAAACGGATCAGCCAACCACACCTTTTGAACATTATCTGATTGCCGCAGAAATGAGTCGCTTGGGAATTGACCTGGTTAGCCTTGCTCCACGGTTTTGCGGTGATTTTGAAAAAGGAATTGACTTCAAAGGTGATCTAAAACAATTCCGCGAAGAGTACGAACTGCATCTTGCCATTGCAGAGAAGTTTGGCGGATACAAGCTCAGTATTCATTCCGGAAGCGATAAATTTTCAGTGTATGAAGCCATTGGATCTATAGATTCAGGAACCGTTCACGTAAAAACGGCCGGAACCAGTTATCTCGAAGCATTGCGTACTATTGCCGAAGTAAATCCTGATCTTTTCAAAGAAATTCTCGAATTTTCTTTAAGCAGATTTGATGAGGATAAAAAAACCTATCACATTTCAGCAGATGTGAGTCAAATTCCGAATCCTGATCATCTGAAAAATGAAGAGCTTGTAGCGTTGTTGGATGACAATCATGCCAGACAGGTTCTGCATGTAACATTCGGGTCGGTTTTGTCGGGATCAGATCCGACAGCGGAAACATTTAAAGAGCGGCTTATGAAGTCACTTACAGAGAATGAGAATCTGTATGAAGCGAATCTCGAGAAACATTTTATCAAACATTTAAAACCATTTAAACAATAA
- a CDS encoding sugar kinase, protein MGQIVTFGEIMLRLSTPGHSRFISTDIYEARYAGGEANVAVSLAVFGHKAWFVSRLPNNEIGDSALYAVQRYGVNTDYIVRGGDRLGIYFLESGASQRPSKVIYDRADSAVSQMDSSMVDWDAIFEEKDWFHWTGITPALGEKPRKAVVEACKAAKKAGVTVSCDLNFRSKLWTEKEAQATMNPLMEYVDVCIANEEDAQKSLGFEAGETDVEGAELDNEGYSTLARSLKKEYGFDTVAITLRESFSASMNGWSAMLHDDKDCKSPVRSTRYEIDIVDRVGGGDSFAAGLIHGLITKSNSQDALEFAVASSCLKHTIPGDFNLTSEAEVEKLVKSGGSGRVER, encoded by the coding sequence ATGGGACAAATTGTAACATTTGGTGAGATTATGCTTCGGCTTTCCACACCGGGACATTCACGATTTATTTCTACAGATATTTATGAAGCCCGGTATGCCGGCGGGGAGGCCAACGTTGCTGTTTCACTGGCGGTATTTGGCCACAAAGCCTGGTTTGTATCACGATTGCCGAACAATGAAATCGGAGATTCAGCTCTTTATGCCGTTCAGAGATATGGTGTAAATACAGATTACATTGTTCGCGGTGGAGATCGTCTGGGAATTTACTTTCTGGAAAGTGGCGCAAGTCAGCGTCCCTCAAAAGTGATATACGACCGGGCGGATTCTGCCGTCAGCCAAATGGATTCAAGTATGGTTGATTGGGATGCAATCTTCGAAGAAAAAGATTGGTTTCACTGGACGGGAATCACCCCCGCTTTGGGAGAAAAACCTCGAAAAGCTGTGGTTGAAGCATGTAAAGCCGCCAAAAAAGCGGGAGTAACGGTGAGCTGTGATCTCAATTTTCGATCGAAACTTTGGACCGAAAAAGAAGCTCAGGCCACAATGAATCCGTTGATGGAATATGTGGATGTCTGCATCGCAAATGAAGAAGATGCACAAAAAAGTCTTGGTTTTGAAGCCGGTGAAACCGACGTGGAAGGCGCCGAACTGGATAACGAAGGATATTCAACACTGGCGCGATCTCTGAAAAAAGAATACGGATTTGATACGGTTGCGATCACTTTACGGGAAAGTTTTTCGGCAAGTATGAACGGCTGGAGTGCGATGTTACACGACGATAAAGATTGCAAAAGCCCTGTGCGGTCCACAAGATATGAGATTGATATTGTAGATCGTGTTGGCGGTGGAGATTCGTTTGCAGCCGGGCTGATTCATGGATTGATAACGAAATCCAATTCACAGGATGCACTTGAATTTGCAGTGGCCTCATCCTGCCTGAAACACACAATTCCGGGTGATTTCAACTTAACGAGTGAAGCTGAGGTTGAGAAACTGGTAAAAAGTGGCGGTTCCGGCCGGGTAGAGAGATGA